The segment CCGTCGCCGAGGCCACCGGCGCCACCGACTGGCGCTACGCCACCGCCCTGCACGCCCGCGCGGCCCCCGGCCGGCGCTGGGAACCGGACCCCGCCGAACCCGGCCTGCGCCTCTACGGCCCGCCCGGCACCGGCCACGACGGCCAATCGCCCTCGCACGGCGTCGCCCTGATCACCCGGCTGCCCGTCCTCGCCTGGCACGCCCACCGCCTCCCGGCCTCGCCGCTGGCCGCCCCGCTGCCGATGCCCGGACGGCCCGGCCTCACCGTGGTCCGCGACCGGCCGCGCGCCGCGCTGGCCGCCGTCCTGCGGGGCCGGCGCGGCCCGTTCACCGCCGTGGTGCTGCACCTGTCGCTCTTCCCCGGCTCGAACGTCCGCCAACTCCTCGCCGTCCGGCGCTGGATCGCCGACCTGCCCCGGCCGCACCTGCTGCTCGGCGACTTCAACCTCGGCGGCCGCCTGCCCGCCACCGCGCTGCGCGCCGCCGACCTGCTCACCCCCGCCGGGGCCGGAACGCCCGGCGGCCCCGCCGGCTGGCACGACCTGGCCCGGGCCCGGACCTTCCCCGCCCACCGCCCCCGACTCCAACTCGACCACATCCTCGCCAGCGGCCTGCCCCGCGACCACCCGCACACCGCCCACTACCTGCGACTGCCGCTCTCCGACCACCGCCCACTGGTCGTCGACCTGCCGCTCTGACGGCCGGCCGCCCCGTCGGCCCCCGAGGGCCCCGGCCGGCACCGGCGACGGACCGGCCCGCCGTCGAATAATCGATCGACCTCGATCCGTCCGGACCGTTAACTTCCCCCCATGACCGACGGCGACCGGCCGGGAGGAGGCACCGAGGTGGAGCAGCAGGAGCAGGCCGAGCGGGTCGAGCGGGCGGAGCGGCAGGACCCGCGGGCCGCCGACCTGCCGCCGGAGCGGCGGGCCGCGCGGCGGGCCGCGCTGGTGGCGCGGATCAGGGCGGCGAACGCCGAGACGCTGGAGAGGCTGGCCGACCTGTGAGCGGGCACCGTTCCGTTCCCGCCCGCACCGACCACCTCGACGAGGACGACGTCGCCTACCTGGTCGGCGACGCCGCCGCGGTGCGCGAGCGCTCGCTGCTGCAGTCGGCGCTCGGCCGCCCGCGCGCCTCGGCCTTCGGCGCGGACGCCTACCCGGACGCCTGGACCAAGGCGGTCGCGCTCGGCGAGTCCATCGCCCGCAACCACCCCCTCACCGACCGGAACAAGCGCACCACCTTCGAGTCGATGCTGCTGTTCCTCGACTACAACGGGCAGCCCTACGCCGACCCGCACCCGGACGACGCCGTGGCCTTCATGCTGCGGCTCGCCCAGGGCGGCTACGCGGGCCGGCTCGACGACGCGGTGGCCGACTTCCGCCGGATGCTCGGCGCCGACGGGGCCTGAACCCCCGCGCCCTCGTCCCCTCGCCGTCGCGCTGCTGCCGCCGAACGGGTGAACGGCGCCCGACCGGTTTGGGTACGGTCGACCCCGCTGGCGAAGATGGACCGGTGACGCATCGCCAGTGATGCGTCACTCCAAGTCATCCCGTGCCGCCGGGCACCGCCGCACGCCACCGCGTGCCACCACGCGCCACCGCACGTCACCCCGTGTCACCGCGCGTTCCCGCCCGGCGCCGCACTCCACCGTCGATCCACCGGGGTTCCCGATGTCCGTCTCCCGCGTCCTCGCGCGCGCCCTGTCCGTGCTGACCTCGACCGCGCTGCTGGGCACCCTCGGCCTGGCCGCCGCGCCGGTGCCCGCCGCCTCGGCCGCGTCCTTCGTGGTCAGCGAGGCCCAGTTCAACAAGATGTTCCCGAGCCGGAACGCCTTCTACACGTACAAGGGCCTGACCGACGCCCTCGGCGCCTACCCGAAGTTCGCCAACGCGGGCGGCGACGCCGTCCGCAAGCGGGAGGCCGCCGCCTTCCTCGCCAACGTCAGCCACGAGACCGGCGGGCTGCGCTACGTGGTCGAGCAGAACACCGCCAACTACCCTCACTACTGCGACACTTCGCAGCCCTACGGCTGCCCGGCCGGGCAGAGCGCCTACTACGGGCGCGGCCCGCTGCAGCTCAGCTGGAACTTCAACTACAAGGCGGCCGGCGACGCCCTCGGCATCGACCTGCTGCACGACCCGTGGCAGGTGGAGAAGAACCCGGCCACCGCCTGGAAGACCGGCCTCTGGTTCTGGAACACCCAGAGCGGCGCCGGCCGGATGACCCCGCACGACGCGATCGTCAACAACAAGGGCTTCGGCGAGACCATCCGCAGCATCAACGGCGCGCTCGAGTGCGACGGCAAGAACCCGGACGAGCGCAACGACCGGATCAACCTCTACAAGCAGTTCGTCGGCGTCCTCGGCACCGACACCGGGGGCGGCAGCCTGTCCTGCTGACGCCGCCGGGCGGGGTGCGGGGCCGTCCCGGGGCGGCCCCGCACCGACGCGAACCGGCCGTTCGAGGACGTTCGGACAGCTCAACGAACGTCCTGGCATATGCTGCCGGGTGGTCAGCGACGACCACCACCCATCCTCGCAGGAGTGCCGATGAGCGACCGAGAGACCGACCGCAGCGCGCCCCCGATCCCGATCGGCGTGATCGGGCTCGGCGACATCGCGCAGAAGGCGTACCTGCCGGTCCTCACCGCCCAACCCGGCCTCGACCTCCGGCTGATGACCCGCGACCGGGCCAAGCTCGACCGGATCGGCGACGCCCACCGCATCCCGTTCCGCACCACCGACCTCGGCGAGCTGATCGACTCCGGCATCCGCGCCGCGTTCGTGCACGCCGCCACCGACCAGCACGTCCCGATCGTCGAGGAACTCCTCACCCGCGGCGTCGACGTGTACGTGGACAAGCCGCTCGCCTACGACCTCGACGGCGCCCGCCGCCTGGTCGCCCTCGCCGAGCACACCGGGCGCTCCCTGCTGGTCGGCTTCAACCGCCGCCACGCCCCCGGCTACCTGCTCGCCGCAGAGCGCCCGCGCGACCTGATCGTGCTGCAGAAGCACCGCGAGGGCCTCCCCGAGCGGGCCCGCACCCTGGTCTACGACGACTTCATCCACGTCATCGACAGCCTGCGCTTCCTCGCCCCCGGCGAGATCGAGCACGTCGACGTCCGCTCCCGCACCCGGGACGGCCTGGTCGAGCACGTCGTCCTCACGCTGGCCGGCCGGGGCTTCACCGCCCTCGGCATCATGAACCGGCTCTCCGGCTCCACCGAGGAGATCCTGGAGGTCTCCGGCGCCGACTCCAAGCGCGAGGTCCACAACCTGTCCGAGGTGATCGACCACCGCGGCCAGCCCACCGTCCGCCGCCGCGGCGACTGGGTCCCGGTCGCCCGCCAGCGCGGCATCGAGCAGGTCGTCCTGCACTTCCTCGACGCCCTCCGGGCCGGCAAGACCCTCGACGCCGCCGACGCGCTGCGCACCCACGAACTCTGCGAACTCGTCGTCGAACGCATCGAGGCCGCCGCCGACTGACCGGCCCCGCGCTTCCCGGCCCCGCCTGCCCTTCGGGCGCTCCCGTCCGGCCCTCGGCTACGATGTCCGAGGGCCGTGACTGGCGCACGGGTGGAGCACCACCGGGGAGCGGCCGCCGCACCGTTGCCGCGCGCCTGGGCGAACTCGCCACGAGACCCCAGGAGTCGCGCCGATGACCGACCGATCCCGCCCGTCCGCCCGCCTGATGGACGGCACCGCCCCCGCCCGCCGCCTCACCGAGGCCACCGCCGCCGCGGCCGCCGACCTCCGCCTCCGGACCGGCGTCACCCCCTGCCTCGCCACCGTCCTGGTCGGCGAGGACCCGGCCTCCGTCACCTACGTCCGGATGAAGCGCGCCCGCTGCGAGCAGGCCGGCATCCGCTCCCGCCACGTGCCGCTGCCGGCCGGCACCGGCACGTCCCGACTCGTCGACGTCCTGGGCGAGTTGTCCGCCGACCCGGCCGTGCACGGCATCCTGCTCCAGCACCCGGCGGGCCCGGACGTCGACGAGCGCGCCGCCTTCGAGGCGATCGCCCCGGCCAAGGACGTCGACGGCGTCACCACGCACTCCTTCGCCGCCATGTCCTTCGGCCTCCCCGGCTTCGCCTCCTGCACCCCCGGCGGCATCATGCGGCTGCTCGACGAGTACCAGGTCGAACTGGCCGGCCGACACGCCGTCGTGGTCGGCCGCAGCGCGATCCTCGGCAAGCCCGCCGGCATGCTGCTGCTCGGCCGCGACGCCACCGTCACCTACTGCCACTCGCGGACCGCGGACCTCCCGTCGATCCTCCGCGAGGCCGACGTCCTGCTCGCCGCGGTCGGTCGGCCCGAACTCATCCGCGGCGAGGACCTCAAGCCCGGCGCGGTCGTCATCGACGCCGGCTACAACCCCGGCAACGTCGGCGACGTCCACTTCGCCTCGGCCCGCGAGCGGGCCGCCCTGATCACCCCCGTCCCGGGCGGCGTCGGCCCGATGACGATCGCGGTGCTGCTGGCCCAGACGGTCGAGGCGGCGGAGCGCCAACTCGGCCTGGGGTGAAGGCAGTCGGGCGGCCGGCACGTCCGCGTCGGTCAGTCGCCGCGCGCGGACGACGGCGTCCGGCGGGCCCGCAGTGAACAGGTAGACCGGCCGGAGCGGTCGGCCGGGAAAACCGGGGGCGTCCGCCGCCGCCCCGGCGATACGTTGACCGGATGCGCCTGACGAAGTACGCCCACGCCTGCGTCCGGATCGACTCGCCCGACGGGGAGCGGTCCGTCCTGATCGACCCCGGCTGCTGGACGGAGCCGGGGGCCTTCGCGGGCGTCCGGGCGGTCCTCTACACGCACGCGCACGCCGACCACGTCGACGACGACCTGCTGGTCGCCGCCCGCGCCGCCGACCCGGAACTGGCGGTCTACACCCACCCGGAGCTCGCCGCCGAACTCGCCGCGCTCCCCGGCCTCACCGGGCCCGCGCCGATCGCCGTCCGGACCGGGGACGAGTTCACGGCCGGCGGCTTCGACGTCCGCGCGGTCGGCGGACGGCACGCCGAGACCATCGACGGGTACCCCGACTGCGCGAACCTCGGCTACCTGCTCGGCGGCACCTACCACCCGGGCGACTCGCTGCACGTCCCGGCCGGCCCGGGCGAGGAGGTGCGGACCCTGCTGCTGCCCGCTGGCGGCCCCTGGCAGAGCCTGCGGCAGGCGATCGAGATGGTGCGCGCCATCGAACCGGAGCACACCGTCCCGATCCACGACGCCCACCTGAGCGAGGCCGGGAACGAGAACTTCGACGGCTGGATCGAACGCGCGACCGACACCCGCCACACCCGCCTCGCCCCCGGCGGCTCCGTCCTCCTGGGCTGACGGCCCCGCCGGTACGCGCGCACCGGGCGGCGCGTACCGGCGGAGCCGCCCGGGATCACTGGCCCATCACGTAGCGGACGGTCGGGCCGGTGGTCCAGCCGCCGTCCACCGCCAGCTCGGCGCCGGTGACGTAGGACGCGGCGTCCGAGAGCAGGAAGACGGTGGCCGCCGCGATCTCCGGCGCCTCGCCGACCCGGCCCATCGGCGTGTTGGGGTAGTTGCCCTCACCGCGCTGGATGCCGGTGGACGCCGTCATCGGGGTGTAGGTCATGCCCGGGTGGACGGAGTTCACCCGGATCCGGTCCACGCCCAGCTCGACCGCGCCGATCTTGGTCAGGCCGCGCACGCCCCACTTGGACGCGCCGTAGCCCGCGGTCAGCGCCAGGCCCATCAGGCCGGCCGCCGAGGAGATGTTCACCACCGAGCCGCCGCCGGCCTCCCGCAGCGCCGGGATGACCGCCTTCATGCCGATGAACACACCGGTCAGGTTGATGTCGAGGACCCGGCGGAAGTGCTCCACCGACTCGTCGGCCAGGAAGCTGCCGGTGGAGATCCCGGCGTTGTTCACCAGCCCGTGCACCGCGCCGAACTCGGCCTGCGCGTACGCCACCACGTCCGCCCAGTCCTGCTCCGAGGTGACGTCGTGGTGCCGGTAGCGGGCCCGCTCGCCCAACTCGGCGGCGGTCGCCGCGCCGTCCTCGTCCAGGACGTCGGTGACCAGCACGTTCGCCCCCGCCGCGACCGCCTGCTTCGCGGTCTCCGCGCCCAGGCCGCGGGCCCCGCCGGTGATGATGACGGTCTTGCCGGACAGCTCGCTCATGACTTGCTCCTTGGTGCTCGCCTCGTGGGCATGTGGTTCGGTACCGCGTTCGGTCCTGCGTCCACCACCGGTCGTTCCAGGTGGTCGGAGCAGGCAGGCTTCGTGGGGCCGGGGCCGGGGCCGGGTGTGCGGGTGTGCGTGGCTCAGGGGAGCGGTGCGGTCAGCAGGCCGGCGCAGACCGAGACCAGGTCGGCGAGGTACGCGCGGTCGTCGCTCAGCGTCGGCTCGGCCTCGGCCAACTGCCGGGCGCGCTCGGCCAGCGCCGCTCCGATCAGGGTCAGCGCCAGGTCGATCCGCTCCAGCCGGACCGGTTCGGGCGCCAGCGGTATCAGCGGGGTCTCCAGCGCGAGGATCAGCCGCCAGTACAGGGTGCCCGCGAGGCCGGCGTGCGGACGCCGCTCCCGGATGCCGCTGCGGTGGCTGACCTGGGTGGAGATCCGCAGGCAGTCCCGGCCGCGCTCGGTGCGCAGCTCGGTGGCCTCCGCGTCGACCAGCGCCCCGAGCAGCTCGCCCAGCGAGCGCCCCTCGGGCTGCGGCAGCCGCTCGCCGAGCGCCCGCTCGGTGCGTCGCTGCCGCTCGGCCATCACCTCCTCGAGCAGCCCCTCGCGCGAACCGAAGTGGTACTGCACGGCGGACGGGTTCGCCTGCCCCGCCTGCCGCACCACGTCCCGCAGCTGCGCGCCGTGCACGCCCTGCGCCGCGAACAGCCGCTCGGCGGAGCGGATCAGCCGCGCCCGGGTGGACGCGCCGCCACCGCTCCCGTCGCCGTCACCGTCGCCGCTCGGCCCCGGCCCCGGCCCGCGGACACCCCGTGCAGGGGTGCTTCGGGTACCCGTCGACTTCCTCTCCATGCCGCACACATTAATGCTCGACATTATTAATGTCGAGCATTAGCCCGGTCGGCGGCGGCACGCACTCGTCCGGGTGGCCCCTGGGAACTCGCTGGGAACCCCGGCGCGCGGCAGGAGGAATCTCCAAGCCGCGGTTGCTAGCTTCGTGACGCATGATCGACTCGTCCCACCTGGCAGCCCGGTCACGTTCCCTGGCGCTCCACCTCCTCTCCCGGCTCAGGCTCCGACACCTCGCCTGGCCCCTGTTCGCCCTCGCCTTCTGGCGCTACCTGGCGGTCTACGGCCTGCCCTACGCCAACGACGTGGTCTTCCTCTGGCTGATCGCCGCGCTGGTCGCGGCGTCCGTGCACAGCGGCGGCCGCAAGGGCTGGCTGTACGTCCTGCGGGACTGGGTCCCCGTGATGGGCGTGGTCTGGGTCTACTCCCTGCTGCGCGGCTACGGCGCGCACACGCCCTGGCCGCCGCACTACGCGCCGCAGATCGCCTTCGACGAGGTGCTCGGCTTCGGCGAGACCTGGACCGTCCGACTGCAGGACTGGCTCTACCACCCGGGCCGGCCGCAGTGGTACGACTACGCGGCCGTCACCGTCTACATGTCGCACTTCTTCGCGGTGTTCGTGATCCTCGCCGTGCTGTGGAAGCGCAACCACGCCCGGTTCCGGCACTTCCTCGGCTGCTACCTGGCGATCACCGCGATCGGCTTCGTCACCTACGTGCTCTACCCGGCCGACCCGCCGTGGCTGGCCGCGCTGGAGAACCACATGCCGGCCGTCAACCGGATCGTCGCCACCGTCCTCGACAACAGCGGCCTGCACCGGGCCGGCACCATCTTCGAGAACGGCAGCAAGTTCGCCAACGACGTCGCCGCGATGCCCTCGCTGCACGCCGCCTACCCGATGATGATCGCCCTGGTGTTCTGGCCGAAGGCCAACCGCGCGCTGCGCGTGCTGCTCGCCGCGTACCCGCCGGCGATGGCCTTCACGCTGGTCTACGGCGCCGAGCACTTCATCATCGACATCCTGGTCGGCTGGGCCTACGCCTGGGCGATGGTCACCCTGGTCAACCGCTTCACCGCCCGCCGCGCGGCGGCCCGAGCCGCGAAGGAGGCAGCAGCCGCCACCACCCCCGCCGCCGCCGAGCCGGCCGTCCCGGTCGGCTGAGCGCGGACCGCTCCCCGAAGGACCCCGGCCCCGGCCCGGCAAGGTGGTGCCGGACCGGGGTCCCTTCATGCCGTCCCCGACCGCCTCCCGACCGCCTCCCGACCCCCGCCGGGCGACCCTCCCGACGGGGGCCGGAAGAGCCGACGGGAGCCACTGGGCACAAGCCTGGAAGTCCCTGGGCGTTCGCTGGGAGTCGAATGGTTTTTTCGTGTGCACCGAGCGGCCACCCGGGTGAAGCTGACGGGCCGTCAGCCGCACCGCCCCCGGCCTGCCCGGACGGGTTCGGTGAAGGCTTTGCCAATCCGTGGCGGAGTCTTGTTCCGCACCCGGGTAGCGTCGTGCGGAGCCCAGCAGGAGGATCCACCATGGCCGCACCCCACACCCCGGCAGCGCCCGAAGCGCGCCCCCGACCCACCGGCCGGCCGACGGCCCGATGATCTCCGGCCACCTCGCCGTCCCCGCCCTGTGGGCGGTCCTCACCCCGATCGGCCTGCTGCTCTCCGGCCTCGGATTGGCCTCCACCATCCGGATCCGCCCCGGCACCGACCGCCCCCGCGACCACCTGCTCGGCCCGCTGCTGATCGCCGCCGGCATCCTGGTCGCGGGCTTCGGCCTCTGGCTGCTCTGACCCGGACGGCCTCGGTCGCGGCACCGGTCGCGGTCC is part of the Kitasatospora setae KM-6054 genome and harbors:
- a CDS encoding endonuclease/exonuclease/phosphatase family protein; amino-acid sequence: MNATAPVRLATFNVLHGRPVRADGRPAAAGPEPFGPGPLIAAATALDADVLALQELDRRQDRTGHTDQARAVAEATGATDWRYATALHARAAPGRRWEPDPAEPGLRLYGPPGTGHDGQSPSHGVALITRLPVLAWHAHRLPASPLAAPLPMPGRPGLTVVRDRPRAALAAVLRGRRGPFTAVVLHLSLFPGSNVRQLLAVRRWIADLPRPHLLLGDFNLGGRLPATALRAADLLTPAGAGTPGGPAGWHDLARARTFPAHRPRLQLDHILASGLPRDHPHTAHYLRLPLSDHRPLVVDLPL
- a CDS encoding type II toxin-antitoxin system death-on-curing family toxin, producing the protein MSGHRSVPARTDHLDEDDVAYLVGDAAAVRERSLLQSALGRPRASAFGADAYPDAWTKAVALGESIARNHPLTDRNKRTTFESMLLFLDYNGQPYADPHPDDAVAFMLRLAQGGYAGRLDDAVADFRRMLGADGA
- a CDS encoding chitinase, translated to MSVSRVLARALSVLTSTALLGTLGLAAAPVPAASAASFVVSEAQFNKMFPSRNAFYTYKGLTDALGAYPKFANAGGDAVRKREAAAFLANVSHETGGLRYVVEQNTANYPHYCDTSQPYGCPAGQSAYYGRGPLQLSWNFNYKAAGDALGIDLLHDPWQVEKNPATAWKTGLWFWNTQSGAGRMTPHDAIVNNKGFGETIRSINGALECDGKNPDERNDRINLYKQFVGVLGTDTGGGSLSC
- a CDS encoding Gfo/Idh/MocA family protein; translation: MSDRETDRSAPPIPIGVIGLGDIAQKAYLPVLTAQPGLDLRLMTRDRAKLDRIGDAHRIPFRTTDLGELIDSGIRAAFVHAATDQHVPIVEELLTRGVDVYVDKPLAYDLDGARRLVALAEHTGRSLLVGFNRRHAPGYLLAAERPRDLIVLQKHREGLPERARTLVYDDFIHVIDSLRFLAPGEIEHVDVRSRTRDGLVEHVVLTLAGRGFTALGIMNRLSGSTEEILEVSGADSKREVHNLSEVIDHRGQPTVRRRGDWVPVARQRGIEQVVLHFLDALRAGKTLDAADALRTHELCELVVERIEAAAD
- a CDS encoding bifunctional 5,10-methylenetetrahydrofolate dehydrogenase/5,10-methenyltetrahydrofolate cyclohydrolase, with the translated sequence MTDRSRPSARLMDGTAPARRLTEATAAAAADLRLRTGVTPCLATVLVGEDPASVTYVRMKRARCEQAGIRSRHVPLPAGTGTSRLVDVLGELSADPAVHGILLQHPAGPDVDERAAFEAIAPAKDVDGVTTHSFAAMSFGLPGFASCTPGGIMRLLDEYQVELAGRHAVVVGRSAILGKPAGMLLLGRDATVTYCHSRTADLPSILREADVLLAAVGRPELIRGEDLKPGAVVIDAGYNPGNVGDVHFASARERAALITPVPGGVGPMTIAVLLAQTVEAAERQLGLG
- a CDS encoding MBL fold metallo-hydrolase, producing MRLTKYAHACVRIDSPDGERSVLIDPGCWTEPGAFAGVRAVLYTHAHADHVDDDLLVAARAADPELAVYTHPELAAELAALPGLTGPAPIAVRTGDEFTAGGFDVRAVGGRHAETIDGYPDCANLGYLLGGTYHPGDSLHVPAGPGEEVRTLLLPAGGPWQSLRQAIEMVRAIEPEHTVPIHDAHLSEAGNENFDGWIERATDTRHTRLAPGGSVLLG
- a CDS encoding glucose 1-dehydrogenase; amino-acid sequence: MSELSGKTVIITGGARGLGAETAKQAVAAGANVLVTDVLDEDGAATAAELGERARYRHHDVTSEQDWADVVAYAQAEFGAVHGLVNNAGISTGSFLADESVEHFRRVLDINLTGVFIGMKAVIPALREAGGGSVVNISSAAGLMGLALTAGYGASKWGVRGLTKIGAVELGVDRIRVNSVHPGMTYTPMTASTGIQRGEGNYPNTPMGRVGEAPEIAAATVFLLSDAASYVTGAELAVDGGWTTGPTVRYVMGQ
- a CDS encoding TetR/AcrR family transcriptional regulator encodes the protein MCGMERKSTGTRSTPARGVRGPGPGPSGDGDGDGSGGGASTRARLIRSAERLFAAQGVHGAQLRDVVRQAGQANPSAVQYHFGSREGLLEEVMAERQRRTERALGERLPQPEGRSLGELLGALVDAEATELRTERGRDCLRISTQVSHRSGIRERRPHAGLAGTLYWRLILALETPLIPLAPEPVRLERIDLALTLIGAALAERARQLAEAEPTLSDDRAYLADLVSVCAGLLTAPLP
- a CDS encoding phosphatase PAP2 family protein, with the protein product MIDSSHLAARSRSLALHLLSRLRLRHLAWPLFALAFWRYLAVYGLPYANDVVFLWLIAALVAASVHSGGRKGWLYVLRDWVPVMGVVWVYSLLRGYGAHTPWPPHYAPQIAFDEVLGFGETWTVRLQDWLYHPGRPQWYDYAAVTVYMSHFFAVFVILAVLWKRNHARFRHFLGCYLAITAIGFVTYVLYPADPPWLAALENHMPAVNRIVATVLDNSGLHRAGTIFENGSKFANDVAAMPSLHAAYPMMIALVFWPKANRALRVLLAAYPPAMAFTLVYGAEHFIIDILVGWAYAWAMVTLVNRFTARRAAARAAKEAAAATTPAAAEPAVPVG